The following coding sequences lie in one Sphingomonas sp. M1-B02 genomic window:
- a CDS encoding M16 family metallopeptidase, with protein MKSFQMLCSAATLALATASLPAAAQQTVAPAAKPAPVAELVKRVDIPYESFTLANGLRVIVHTDRKAPIVAVSTWYDVGSKHEPKGKTGFAHLFEHLMFNGSENAPGDFFEPLKQAGATDFNGTTSFDRTNYFETVPRPALDRALFLESDRMGYLLGAIGQEVLDEQRGVVQNEKRQGDTQPYGLLYYKLLDELLAGTPYGHNVIGSMADLDAASLEDVKNWFRSHYGPNNAVLVLAGDIDAREARPLVEKYFAAIKPGPKTVAPKVEIPTLPQAKTVVMKDRVAATLILRSWAVPGMNDADAVPLEVFGEVLGGLASSRLDNALVRGEKLAVQVSAGVQSMSQLSMFQVQAIVRPGVDPATVNKRLDAIIADLIQNGPTADEVQRVATTNVSGRIFGLESVGGFGGKAVALASGELYSGDPAFYKKQLEAMARVTPEQVRAAGRKWLTRPALTLMVEPGQRDAYEEAQAPVAAAPKPAAPAQPAVQGTRGALPGVAAIGDLDFPDVRRAKLSNGIELIYAHRDAVPTTQVVISFDAGVTADPDGKLGTQSLALSLIDEGTTTRDSSAIAEARERLGATIGAGSSADRTYLSVAMPSPNLAGSLDLFADVVRNPAFAPGEVERLRASLLTSIAAELTTPAGLANRALPPLVYGARNPYAKLAAGSGDPAVVKALTRDDLVAFYRAWIRPDKAKIFVVSDRPLTEVQSALEARFGSWRGQGPAGVKAFAVAPQQVAPRIVLIDRPDSPQSLILAAQMTPLKPTDELLTHLTANQVLGSGFLSRINMELRENKHWSYGAGGGFNWLEQAVPYTISAPVQSDRTGDSIRAIQAQVRDFLGTKGVTAAELTREINGTTRELAGRYETSGAVLSAMQQNDIRHRPDDFYDSVAQKYRAMTAAQLDAAARAALDPDKFVWVVVGDAAKVKPQLDSIGLPVEVVPAAAVATPAASAAK; from the coding sequence ATGAAATCCTTCCAGATGCTTTGCAGCGCCGCTACCCTGGCGCTCGCCACCGCTTCTCTGCCCGCCGCCGCGCAACAGACCGTCGCGCCCGCGGCCAAACCGGCGCCGGTCGCCGAGCTCGTGAAGCGCGTCGATATCCCCTATGAGAGCTTCACGCTCGCCAACGGCCTGCGCGTGATCGTCCATACCGATCGCAAGGCGCCGATCGTCGCGGTCTCGACCTGGTACGATGTCGGCTCGAAGCATGAGCCCAAGGGCAAGACCGGCTTCGCGCACCTGTTCGAGCATCTGATGTTCAACGGATCGGAAAATGCGCCGGGCGATTTCTTCGAGCCGCTCAAGCAGGCGGGCGCCACCGATTTCAACGGCACGACCAGCTTCGACCGGACCAATTATTTCGAGACCGTGCCGCGCCCCGCGCTCGATCGCGCCTTGTTCCTAGAAAGCGATCGGATGGGCTATCTGCTCGGCGCGATCGGCCAGGAGGTGCTCGACGAGCAGCGCGGCGTCGTCCAGAACGAGAAGCGCCAGGGCGATACCCAGCCTTATGGCCTGCTTTATTACAAGCTGCTCGACGAGCTGCTCGCGGGCACGCCTTATGGCCATAATGTCATCGGCTCGATGGCCGATCTCGATGCGGCGAGCCTGGAGGATGTGAAGAACTGGTTCCGCTCGCATTATGGGCCCAACAATGCGGTGCTGGTGCTGGCCGGCGATATCGACGCGAGGGAAGCGCGTCCGCTAGTCGAGAAATATTTCGCGGCGATCAAGCCGGGTCCGAAGACGGTGGCTCCCAAAGTCGAAATCCCGACGCTGCCGCAGGCCAAGACCGTGGTGATGAAGGACCGCGTCGCGGCGACGCTGATCCTGCGCAGCTGGGCGGTGCCGGGAATGAATGACGCCGATGCGGTGCCGCTCGAAGTGTTTGGCGAAGTGCTGGGAGGGCTCGCCAGCTCGCGGCTCGACAATGCGCTGGTGCGCGGCGAGAAACTGGCGGTGCAAGTGTCCGCCGGGGTCCAGTCGATGTCGCAGCTGAGCATGTTTCAGGTGCAGGCGATCGTCAGGCCGGGCGTCGATCCCGCGACGGTGAACAAGCGGCTCGACGCGATCATCGCCGATCTGATCCAGAACGGCCCGACCGCCGACGAAGTCCAGCGCGTCGCGACCACCAACGTCTCTGGCCGCATCTTCGGCCTCGAATCGGTCGGCGGCTTCGGCGGCAAGGCGGTCGCTCTGGCTTCGGGCGAGCTCTATTCGGGCGATCCCGCTTTCTACAAAAAGCAGCTCGAGGCGATGGCGCGGGTGACGCCGGAGCAGGTCCGCGCCGCGGGCCGCAAATGGCTGACTCGCCCCGCGCTCACGCTGATGGTCGAGCCCGGCCAGCGCGATGCCTATGAGGAAGCGCAGGCGCCTGTTGCCGCCGCGCCGAAGCCCGCGGCGCCGGCCCAGCCGGCGGTGCAGGGCACGCGCGGCGCCCTGCCCGGCGTGGCGGCGATCGGCGATCTCGATTTCCCCGACGTCCGCCGCGCCAAGCTCTCCAACGGCATCGAGCTGATCTACGCCCATCGCGATGCGGTGCCGACCACGCAGGTTGTGATCAGCTTCGATGCGGGCGTCACCGCCGACCCGGACGGCAAGCTCGGCACCCAGAGCCTGGCGCTGTCGCTGATCGACGAAGGCACGACGACCAGGGATTCGAGCGCGATCGCCGAGGCGCGCGAGCGGCTGGGCGCGACGATCGGCGCGGGCAGCTCGGCCGATCGCACCTATCTGTCGGTAGCGATGCCGAGCCCCAATCTCGCCGGCTCGCTCGATCTGTTCGCCGACGTCGTCCGCAATCCGGCCTTCGCGCCCGGCGAAGTCGAGCGCCTGCGCGCCAGCCTGCTCACCAGCATCGCCGCCGAGCTGACCACCCCGGCGGGGCTCGCCAATCGCGCGCTGCCGCCTTTGGTCTATGGCGCGCGCAACCCTTATGCGAAGCTGGCCGCTGGCTCGGGCGATCCCGCCGTGGTGAAGGCGCTGACCCGCGACGATCTGGTCGCCTTCTACCGCGCCTGGATCCGCCCCGATAAGGCGAAGATCTTCGTCGTCAGCGATCGTCCGCTGACCGAAGTGCAATCAGCGCTGGAGGCGCGCTTCGGCAGCTGGCGTGGGCAGGGGCCCGCCGGGGTCAAGGCGTTTGCGGTCGCCCCGCAACAGGTCGCGCCCAGGATCGTGCTGATCGATCGGCCCGATTCGCCGCAATCGCTGATCCTGGCGGCGCAGATGACACCGCTCAAGCCGACCGACGAGCTGCTCACCCACTTGACCGCCAACCAGGTACTCGGCTCGGGCTTCCTGTCGCGGATCAACATGGAACTGCGCGAGAACAAGCATTGGTCCTACGGCGCGGGCGGCGGGTTCAACTGGCTGGAGCAGGCGGTGCCCTACACGATCAGCGCGCCGGTGCAGTCTGATCGCACCGGCGATTCGATTCGGGCGATCCAGGCGCAGGTCCGCGATTTCCTGGGGACCAAGGGCGTGACCGCGGCCGAGCTGACGCGCGAGATCAACGGCACGACTCGCGAGCTGGCGGGGCGCTACGAAACCTCGGGGGCAGTGCTCTCGGCTATGCAGCAGAACGACATCCGCCACCGGCCGGACGATTTCTACGATAGCGTCGCGCAAAAATATCGGGCGATGACCGCGGCCCAGCTTGACGCTGCGGCACGCGCCGCTTTGGACCCGGACAAGTTCGTCTGGGTGGTCGTCGGCGACGCCGCGAAGGTCAAGCCGCAGCTTGACAGCATCGGCCTGCCTGTCGAGGTGGTCCCGGCAGCGGCGGTTGCGACTCCGGCTGCTTCCGCGGCGAAATAA
- a CDS encoding DUF1206 domain-containing protein, whose translation MWRLAEAVTNPERLDNDAKGLTKRGGMAFSGVAHVLLAWSAVQLALHPRSGGGASPNDAAARDWTGWLLEQPLGWLLVGLVAACFLFGTVQQARKAYKGDFIDDLAGNLPSHVCTMGRIGYGARGVVFAILAGFFAVAAWQTKASEAGAMSDALEALQDQPGGKWLLIAVGIGLALFGAYSFVEARYRRIRVALP comes from the coding sequence TTGTGGCGGCTGGCCGAGGCGGTCACCAATCCCGAGCGGCTCGACAATGATGCAAAGGGTCTGACCAAGCGCGGCGGGATGGCGTTCAGCGGCGTCGCGCACGTCCTGCTCGCCTGGAGCGCGGTGCAGCTCGCCCTGCATCCGCGCAGCGGCGGGGGCGCGTCGCCCAACGATGCCGCCGCGCGCGACTGGACCGGCTGGCTGCTCGAACAGCCGCTCGGCTGGCTGCTGGTGGGGTTGGTCGCCGCCTGCTTCCTGTTCGGCACCGTCCAGCAGGCGCGCAAGGCGTATAAGGGCGATTTCATCGACGATCTGGCCGGCAATCTGCCCTCGCACGTCTGCACGATGGGGCGGATCGGCTATGGCGCGCGCGGGGTGGTGTTCGCGATCCTGGCGGGCTTCTTCGCGGTCGCCGCCTGGCAGACCAAGGCGAGCGAGGCCGGGGCGATGTCCGACGCGCTCGAGGCGCTGCAGGATCAGCCCGGCGGCAAGTGGCTGCTGATCGCGGTGGGAATCGGGCTGGCGCTGTTCGGGGCGTACAGCTTCGTCGAAGCGCGCTATCGGCGAATCCGCGTGGCGCTCCCCTAG
- a CDS encoding 5-(carboxyamino)imidazole ribonucleotide synthase has protein sequence MSALPPGSTIGILGGGQLGRMLAVAAAQLGYRTHVLAPDAESVAAQTASTYTRADYHSRIVLDDLADQADVVTYEFENIALGPVEYLATKVPVRPGPASLAIAQDRTREKEFVAKLGGSTAPWAPVSTLEELRAAIERIGAPAILKTLRLGYDGKGQVRIHDAAEAEAAWAAIGERPAILEGFVDFSHEFSIITVRGLDGTLASYPPPWNEHKDGILARSSLPAPPEIARHWAIAAALSGRVAEALGHVGVLTLEFFATPEGPIFNEMAPRVHNSGHWTIEGAETSQFENHIRAICGLPLGSTALTGTRIEMDNLIGDEANAWPTLFAEPGAHLHLYGKGNIRPGRKMGHVTRVTR, from the coding sequence ATGAGCGCGCTGCCCCCCGGCTCGACCATCGGCATATTGGGCGGCGGCCAGCTCGGGCGGATGCTCGCGGTCGCGGCAGCGCAGCTGGGCTACCGCACCCACGTCCTCGCCCCCGATGCCGAAAGCGTCGCGGCGCAGACCGCCTCGACCTATACCCGCGCCGATTATCACAGCCGCATCGTCCTCGACGATCTGGCCGACCAGGCCGACGTCGTCACCTATGAGTTCGAGAATATCGCGCTCGGCCCCGTCGAATATCTCGCGACCAAGGTTCCGGTGCGCCCCGGCCCGGCCAGCCTGGCGATCGCGCAGGACCGGACGCGCGAGAAGGAATTCGTCGCAAAGCTGGGCGGCAGCACCGCGCCCTGGGCGCCGGTCTCGACGCTCGAGGAATTGCGGGCGGCGATCGAGCGCATCGGTGCGCCGGCGATCCTCAAGACGCTGCGGCTCGGTTATGACGGCAAGGGGCAGGTCCGCATCCACGACGCCGCGGAAGCCGAAGCCGCCTGGGCCGCGATCGGCGAGCGCCCGGCGATCCTCGAAGGTTTCGTCGACTTCAGCCACGAATTCTCGATCATCACCGTGCGCGGGCTCGACGGGACGCTGGCCAGCTATCCGCCGCCGTGGAACGAACATAAGGACGGCATCCTCGCCCGATCCTCGCTCCCCGCCCCGCCCGAGATCGCGCGGCACTGGGCGATCGCGGCGGCGCTCTCGGGCCGGGTCGCCGAGGCGCTCGGCCATGTAGGCGTGCTGACGCTCGAATTTTTCGCGACGCCCGAAGGCCCGATCTTCAACGAAATGGCGCCGCGCGTGCACAATAGCGGGCATTGGACGATCGAGGGCGCCGAAACCTCGCAGTTCGAAAACCATATCCGCGCGATCTGCGGGCTGCCGCTGGGGAGCACGGCGCTCACCGGTACGCGCATCGAGATGGACAATCTGATCGGCGACGAAGCCAATGCCTGGCCGACGCTCTTCGCCGAACCGGGCGCGCATCTGCATCTCTACGGCAAGGGCAACATCCGCCCCGGGCGCAAGATGGGGCATGTCACGCGGGTGACCCGCTAG
- the purE gene encoding 5-(carboxyamino)imidazole ribonucleotide mutase, producing MGSTSDWETMRHAARILDALEVPHETQVVSAHRTPQRLYDYATDAAGRGLKVIIAGAGGAAHLPGMAAAMTHLPVLGVPVESKALKGMDSLLSIVQMPGGIPVGTLAIGKPGAINAGLLAAAILATSDEALSARLQAWRAQQTADVATDPAAE from the coding sequence ATGGGCAGCACCTCCGATTGGGAGACGATGCGCCACGCCGCGCGGATCCTCGATGCGCTGGAGGTCCCCCACGAGACGCAGGTCGTCTCGGCGCATCGCACCCCGCAGCGGCTCTACGACTATGCCACCGATGCCGCAGGCCGCGGGCTGAAGGTGATCATCGCCGGCGCGGGCGGCGCGGCGCATCTGCCGGGCATGGCCGCGGCGATGACGCATCTGCCCGTGCTGGGCGTGCCCGTGGAGTCCAAGGCGCTGAAGGGGATGGATAGCCTGCTCTCGATCGTCCAGATGCCCGGCGGCATTCCGGTGGGCACGCTGGCGATCGGCAAGCCCGGCGCGATCAATGCGGGGCTGCTTGCCGCCGCGATCCTCGCGACCTCCGATGAGGCGCTGTCCGCGCGGCTCCAGGCCTGGCGCGCGCAGCAGACTGCCGACGTCGCCACCGATCCCGCCGCCGAATGA
- the gpmA gene encoding 2,3-diphosphoglycerate-dependent phosphoglycerate mutase, with product MTKLVLIRHGQSAWNLENRFTGWWDVDLTEQGTREAWAAGELMRERGLDFDLTFTSFQSRAIKTLNLALEAMGRLWLPTEKDWRLNERHYGGLTGLNKAETAALHGDDQVKIWRRSFDIPPPLPEEGSPWDLAQDARYHGVAIPQTESLKDTIARVLPYWESRIVPEIRAGKRVLISAHGNSLRALVKHLSGISDDEITGLEIPTGQPIVYELDDALQATDRYYLSER from the coding sequence ATGACCAAGCTCGTCCTGATCCGCCACGGCCAGTCGGCCTGGAACCTCGAAAATCGATTCACCGGCTGGTGGGACGTCGACCTGACCGAACAGGGCACGCGCGAGGCGTGGGCTGCGGGAGAGTTGATGCGCGAGCGCGGGCTCGATTTCGATCTCACCTTCACCAGCTTCCAGAGCCGCGCGATCAAGACGCTCAACCTCGCGCTAGAGGCGATGGGCCGGCTGTGGTTGCCGACCGAGAAGGACTGGCGGCTCAACGAGCGCCATTATGGCGGGCTGACGGGTCTGAACAAGGCCGAGACCGCGGCGCTGCACGGCGACGACCAGGTCAAGATCTGGCGCCGCAGCTTCGACATTCCGCCGCCGCTTCCCGAGGAGGGTTCGCCCTGGGACCTGGCCCAGGACGCGCGCTATCACGGCGTCGCGATCCCGCAGACCGAGAGCCTGAAGGACACGATCGCGCGGGTGCTGCCTTATTGGGAGAGCCGGATCGTACCCGAGATTCGGGCAGGCAAGCGGGTGCTGATCTCCGCGCACGGCAATTCGCTGCGCGCGCTGGTGAAGCATCTGTCGGGGATTTCGGACGACGAGATCACCGGGCTGGAGATCCCGACCGGGCAGCCGATCGTCTATGAGCTGGACGATGCGTTGCAGGCGACCGACCGCTATTATCTGAGCGAGCGCTGA
- a CDS encoding DUF3617 domain-containing protein: MNRLTIALPALAMLAGCNAEPTIKAENASIADVAAAAKDAIKLEPGKWETKIALLSLDGPGLPPEIATSMKQQMQEQTVETCLTPEQVKTPPQDMFGAAKNCTYEKFEMTAGKMDGTLLCKNAPGTPSGEMRIAVSGTFASTSYEVTSEAAMTMPPMPGGPAAGGKVAMKTRVVGKRLGDCDAPKAG; this comes from the coding sequence ATGAATCGCCTGACGATCGCCCTGCCCGCCCTCGCGATGCTCGCCGGATGCAACGCCGAACCGACGATCAAGGCGGAAAATGCCTCGATCGCGGACGTCGCGGCAGCCGCCAAGGATGCGATCAAGCTCGAGCCCGGCAAATGGGAGACGAAGATTGCACTTCTGTCGCTCGACGGCCCTGGCCTTCCCCCCGAGATCGCGACCTCGATGAAGCAGCAGATGCAGGAACAGACGGTCGAGACCTGCCTGACCCCCGAGCAGGTCAAGACGCCGCCGCAGGATATGTTCGGGGCTGCAAAGAACTGCACCTATGAGAAGTTCGAGATGACGGCCGGCAAGATGGACGGCACCCTTTTGTGCAAGAACGCGCCGGGTACGCCCTCGGGCGAGATGCGCATCGCGGTGTCGGGCACCTTCGCGAGCACAAGCTATGAAGTGACAAGCGAAGCCGCGATGACGATGCCGCCGATGCCCGGTGGACCGGCCGCCGGCGGCAAGGTCGCGATGAAGACCAGGGTCGTCGGCAAGCGCCTCGGCGACTGCGACGCCCCGAAAGCCGGCTGA
- a CDS encoding GNAT family N-acetyltransferase, giving the protein MIDIREGGLDDPKVVALLQHHFESMLANTPQGSCHFLDLSGLRGPDVTFWSAWDGEDLLGCGALKQLDPQQGEIKSMRTAAEHLRRGTGAALVSHILAAARARGYRRISLETGSHPSFEPAIALYRQFGFTDCPPFAGYKEDPHSRFLSRVL; this is encoded by the coding sequence TTGATCGACATTCGCGAAGGGGGACTCGACGACCCGAAGGTCGTCGCCTTGCTCCAGCACCATTTCGAAAGCATGCTGGCGAACACGCCGCAGGGCAGCTGCCATTTCCTCGATCTTTCGGGGCTGCGCGGCCCCGACGTGACCTTCTGGAGCGCATGGGACGGCGAGGATCTGCTCGGCTGCGGCGCACTCAAGCAGCTCGACCCGCAGCAGGGCGAGATCAAGTCGATGCGCACCGCCGCCGAGCATCTCCGCCGCGGCACCGGTGCGGCGCTGGTATCGCATATCCTGGCGGCCGCACGCGCGCGGGGCTATCGCCGGATCAGCCTGGAGACCGGCTCGCACCCGTCGTTCGAGCCGGCGATCGCACTCTACCGCCAGTTCGGCTTCACCGATTGCCCGCCTTTTGCGGGCTATAAGGAAGATCCGCACAGCCGCTTCCTCTCGCGGGTGCTTTGA
- a CDS encoding M14 family metallopeptidase, with product MSIQINAAFDGGNIRVVAIEGDRVDLEIAKDHASDFYQWFYFRVSGAKGRELTYRIVNAGGAAYAFGWPGYRVRWSSDREDWRAGDGAYADGVLSFTHRAESDLVWFAYFAPYSMERHHDLVTRIAALPGVSHRELGVTLDGQPIDCLSVGVGPKQIWFYARQHPGETMAEWFMEGALEKLTSGDATATALREKATLHLVPNMNPDGSRRGHLRTNAAGVNLNREWHAPSPEKSPEVLAVRNRMDETGVAFAMDVHGDEAIPANFLAGFEGIPGWTDAQGEKFYEFSRRLAAATPDFQTELGYEKSAPGRANLSMSTNQLAERYGAVSMTLEMPFKDHVANADPDFAWSPARCKLLAHASLDTLAGMIDEI from the coding sequence ATGAGCATCCAAATCAACGCCGCATTCGATGGCGGCAACATCCGGGTCGTCGCGATCGAAGGCGATCGCGTCGACCTGGAGATCGCAAAGGACCACGCGTCCGACTTCTACCAATGGTTCTACTTCCGCGTGAGCGGTGCGAAGGGTCGCGAACTGACCTATCGCATCGTCAACGCCGGCGGCGCCGCATACGCCTTTGGCTGGCCGGGCTATCGCGTGCGCTGGAGCAGCGACCGGGAGGATTGGCGCGCGGGCGACGGCGCCTATGCCGATGGCGTGCTCAGCTTCACGCACCGCGCTGAATCTGACCTGGTCTGGTTCGCTTATTTCGCGCCTTATTCGATGGAGCGGCATCACGATCTCGTGACTCGCATTGCCGCCTTGCCCGGCGTCAGCCACCGCGAACTGGGGGTGACGCTCGACGGCCAGCCGATCGACTGCCTGAGCGTCGGCGTCGGCCCCAAGCAGATCTGGTTCTATGCCCGCCAGCATCCCGGCGAGACGATGGCCGAATGGTTTATGGAAGGCGCGCTGGAGAAGCTGACTTCGGGCGACGCGACCGCGACTGCGCTGCGCGAGAAGGCAACGCTGCACCTGGTCCCCAACATGAACCCGGACGGATCGCGCCGCGGCCATCTGCGCACCAATGCCGCGGGGGTGAACCTAAACCGCGAATGGCATGCGCCCAGCCCTGAGAAGAGCCCAGAAGTGCTCGCGGTGCGCAATCGGATGGACGAGACCGGCGTCGCCTTCGCGATGGACGTGCATGGCGACGAGGCGATCCCCGCCAATTTCCTTGCCGGCTTCGAGGGCATTCCCGGCTGGACCGACGCGCAAGGCGAGAAATTCTACGAATTCTCCCGCCGCCTCGCCGCCGCCACGCCCGATTTCCAGACCGAACTGGGATATGAGAAGTCGGCGCCAGGCCGCGCAAATCTTTCGATGTCGACAAACCAGCTTGCGGAACGTTACGGTGCCGTATCGATGACGCTGGAAATGCCGTTCAAGGATCATGTCGCCAATGCCGACCCCGATTTCGCCTGGTCGCCCGCGCGCTGCAAGCTGCTCGCGCATGCCAGCCTGGACACCCTCGCCGGCATGATCGACGAAATTTGA
- a CDS encoding DUF4136 domain-containing protein, which produces MNKIISTAIAGTALLAGGCTASTRNAPVEATRYHLGQPMERTTIAIEPMTGAAQLSPEYQLYADAVGAELGRLGYVQSSSEMASGYIVAVSFVRAPRGEFRERPPVSIGLGGGSFGSGGGVGGGVSFGLGGKRRDVTASELWVQLRRRSDNTTVWEGRAMTDSISGARGSDPRDTAARLARGLFKDFPGESGITTTTR; this is translated from the coding sequence GTGAACAAGATCATCAGCACAGCAATCGCCGGGACCGCCCTGCTCGCCGGCGGCTGCACCGCGTCCACCCGCAACGCACCCGTCGAGGCAACGCGCTATCATCTCGGCCAGCCGATGGAGCGGACCACCATCGCGATCGAGCCGATGACCGGCGCCGCGCAGCTCAGCCCCGAATATCAGCTCTATGCCGATGCCGTCGGCGCCGAGCTCGGCCGCCTCGGCTATGTCCAGTCGAGCAGCGAGATGGCGTCCGGCTATATCGTCGCGGTTTCGTTCGTGCGTGCGCCGCGCGGCGAGTTTCGCGAGCGTCCGCCGGTTTCGATCGGGCTGGGCGGCGGCAGCTTCGGCAGCGGCGGTGGGGTTGGCGGCGGCGTGTCGTTCGGGCTCGGCGGCAAGCGCCGCGACGTGACTGCCTCCGAATTGTGGGTCCAGCTGCGGCGCCGCAGCGACAATACGACCGTGTGGGAAGGCCGGGCGATGACCGATTCGATCAGCGGCGCGAGGGGCAGCGATCCACGCGATACCGCCGCGCGTCTGGCACGCGGGCTGTTCAAGGACTTCCCAGGAGAGTCGGGGATCACTACCACGACGCGATGA
- the ykgO gene encoding type B 50S ribosomal protein L36: MKIVNSLKSLKGRHRDNRVIRRRGRIYVINKTNRRFKARQG, from the coding sequence ATGAAGATCGTGAATTCACTGAAGTCGCTCAAGGGGCGTCACCGCGACAACCGCGTGATCCGTCGTCGCGGGCGCATCTATGTGATCAACAAGACCAACCGTCGGTTCAAGGCCCGCCAGGGCTGA
- a CDS encoding HAD family hydrolase, protein MPQPHAVIFDVGNVLFHWDPRNLYERLIGDDQALDAFLAEVVTHEWHFQHDAGRPFAETSAELSARYPQHAELIAAWGPRFHESVGPAVAGMIELVEELDAAGVPLFAITNFSGEFWREWMPRHAGLFGRFRDIVVSGDEKMVKPDPAIYALALDRFGLAGPDAVFVDDNPANIAGAADAGIHAVLFTNATDFRAELARLRLLPA, encoded by the coding sequence GTGCCGCAGCCGCATGCCGTCATCTTCGATGTCGGCAATGTGCTGTTTCACTGGGATCCGCGGAATCTCTACGAGCGCTTGATCGGCGACGATCAAGCGCTCGACGCGTTTCTGGCGGAAGTCGTGACCCACGAGTGGCACTTCCAGCATGATGCCGGGCGTCCGTTCGCCGAGACCTCGGCCGAGCTGAGCGCGCGCTATCCGCAGCATGCCGAACTGATCGCCGCCTGGGGCCCGCGCTTTCACGAATCGGTCGGCCCCGCGGTCGCGGGCATGATCGAGCTGGTCGAGGAACTCGACGCGGCGGGCGTGCCGCTGTTCGCGATCACCAATTTCTCGGGCGAGTTCTGGCGCGAATGGATGCCGCGGCATGCGGGCCTGTTCGGCCGCTTTCGCGACATCGTCGTCTCGGGGGACGAGAAGATGGTGAAGCCCGATCCCGCCATCTACGCGCTGGCGCTCGATCGCTTCGGCCTCGCGGGCCCCGATGCGGTGTTCGTCGACGACAATCCGGCCAATATCGCAGGGGCGGCGGACGCGGGAATCCACGCGGTCCTGTTCACGAACGCCACGGACTTCCGCGCCGAACTCGCTCGGCTGCGCCTGCTTCCCGCCTGA